The following are encoded in a window of Neomicrococcus lactis genomic DNA:
- a CDS encoding GDSL-type esterase/lipase family protein — protein MEFENRYVAIGDSFTEGVGDPDDSRPNGVRGWADRVAEQLCASDDSWGYANLAIRGKKIKQVVAEQIEPALALKPTLVTMYAGGNDILRPQVDIDALMEEYADAVRRLRASGAQVVLFTGFDSSASSVFGKTRGRTAIYNEFVREVAEETGSVIADYWRWREFRDWRYWADDRLHMGTPGHMLMAKKVLEVLAHADSIDTPHLDERPAKTRRQELADNARWTKEFLGPWVHRRLTGRSSGDGLSPKYPELVRLT, from the coding sequence GTGGAATTTGAGAATCGTTATGTAGCAATCGGGGACTCTTTTACGGAAGGCGTGGGCGATCCTGACGACTCACGTCCCAATGGAGTGAGAGGTTGGGCGGACCGCGTCGCCGAGCAGCTGTGTGCGAGCGATGACTCGTGGGGCTACGCAAACCTGGCGATCCGCGGCAAGAAGATCAAGCAAGTAGTTGCCGAGCAGATCGAGCCGGCGTTGGCGCTCAAGCCCACCCTCGTGACGATGTACGCCGGTGGCAATGACATCTTGCGTCCCCAAGTGGATATCGACGCGCTCATGGAAGAGTACGCGGATGCCGTGCGGCGACTTCGCGCATCGGGCGCTCAAGTAGTGCTCTTTACAGGCTTTGATTCGTCCGCTTCCTCCGTGTTCGGCAAGACCCGCGGCCGCACGGCGATCTACAACGAATTCGTGCGCGAAGTCGCGGAAGAGACCGGATCTGTGATCGCCGACTATTGGCGCTGGCGAGAATTTCGGGACTGGCGCTACTGGGCGGATGACCGCCTCCACATGGGCACGCCCGGCCATATGCTCATGGCCAAGAAGGTTCTCGAGGTGCTGGCACACGCGGATTCCATCGACACTCCTCACTTGGACGAGCGTCCGGCGAAGACGCGTCGCCAAGAACTCGCCGACAACGCACGGTGGACCAAAGAGTTTTTGGGGCCGTGGGTACACCGCCGACTGACGGGCCGCTCCTCGGGTGACGGGCTGAGCCCGAAATACCCGGAGTTGGTTCGCCTAACCTAG
- a CDS encoding VIT1/CCC1 transporter family protein, with the protein MAFENPDTLHAGEAHANGSQAHKLNWLRAGVLGANDGIVSVAAVVVGVAGATTEASPIILAGAAALVGGAISMALGEYVSVSSSADAQKALIEKEKWELANMPEHELEELTQIYQGKGLKRDTAEQVAQELTDHDALSAHLEAELHLDESEVVSPWHAAFASAVAFFVGAALPFLTAVLLPAGLKVPVTFIAVLVALAITGAVGAKLGGARVVPATLRVVIGGALALAVTYFIGALIGNSGMV; encoded by the coding sequence ATGGCTTTTGAAAACCCTGACACACTTCACGCTGGTGAAGCGCACGCAAATGGATCCCAAGCGCACAAGTTGAACTGGCTACGTGCCGGTGTGCTGGGCGCCAATGACGGCATTGTTTCCGTCGCCGCTGTGGTGGTCGGTGTTGCCGGTGCCACGACGGAAGCATCACCTATTATCTTGGCCGGTGCTGCCGCCCTAGTCGGTGGCGCCATCTCAATGGCGCTCGGCGAGTACGTATCTGTCTCCAGCTCCGCCGACGCCCAAAAGGCGTTGATTGAGAAGGAGAAGTGGGAACTCGCGAACATGCCAGAGCATGAGCTCGAGGAACTCACGCAGATCTACCAGGGCAAGGGCCTCAAGCGAGACACTGCCGAGCAAGTGGCTCAAGAGCTCACGGATCATGATGCGCTGAGCGCGCACCTCGAAGCCGAGCTGCACCTGGACGAATCGGAAGTCGTGTCTCCATGGCACGCTGCTTTCGCCTCCGCCGTCGCCTTCTTCGTCGGTGCTGCGCTACCGTTCTTGACTGCAGTACTCCTGCCAGCAGGTCTCAAGGTTCCTGTCACCTTTATCGCCGTGCTCGTGGCCCTCGCCATCACTGGCGCTGTCGGAGCCAAGCTGGGTGGAGCACGCGTGGTCCCCGCAACGCTACGCGTGGTGATCGGTGGTGCGCTCGCGCTCGCCGTCACGTACTTCATCGGTGCTCTCATCGGCAACAGCGGAATGGTCTAA
- the gcvP gene encoding aminomethyl-transferring glycine dehydrogenase, giving the protein MTLTPHISEFTIDQDFSARHIGPREDDVKRMLEVVGYSTLDELVDTAVPQGIRMEGDLQLPEARTEMQVLQDLRNYANQNVIKTQMIGQGFSGTLTPRIILRKVLENPAWYTAYTPYQPEISQGRLEALLNFQTAVQDLTGLPIANASMLDEASAVAEAVLLMRRANKKKEAGKTVIDQDVFPQTLAVVKGRAEALGFEVEVADLSQGLPEGDISGVVLQQPGDSGRIMDYKAIIEAAHERGALVTVAADILSLTLIKSPGEQGADIAVGNTQRLGVPLFFGGPHAAFFAVRDGLERQIPGRLVGVSKDDAGRPAYRLALQTREQHIRREKATSNICTAQALLAITASMYVVYHGPAGLKAIAQRTHQRARALAALLAEQGIALASDTFFDTVRAKVPGRAQMITTAAEHQGINIRLIDQDTVSISTDELTTLEHVAAVAGAFGLQNAIEKVKEAAAGAREGDALGGQNRESDFLTHPIFNSIKSETQMLRYLRKLSDRDLALDRTMIPLGSCTMKLNAATEMESISWPGFADIHPFAPESQTAGWRALITDLESRLTAITGYAGVSIQPNAGSQGEYAGLLAIRQFHLSKGDTERDIVLIPASAHGTNAASAVLAGLRVVVVKTASDGTIDSADLDAKIAANEGKIAAIMITYPSTHGVYDADVTEVCRKVHEAGGQVYIDGANMNALVGLAQPGKFGGDVSHLNLHKTFCIPHGGGGPGVGPVAVAEHLVPFLPGAAAGPKNGREGTPVTATTYGSAGVLPISWAYVALMGAEGLRQATMMALLNANYISKRLSEQFPTLYTGNKGLVAHECILDLRELTAKTGVTAEDVCKRLIDYGFHAPTLAFPVAGTLMVEPTESEDLGEIDRFIDAMIAIKAEMDQVLAGDFTVEESPLRNAPHTTRSLMHGEWDRKYTREQGAFPGNVDFTDKYFPPVGRIDGAFGDRNLVCECPPPEAFDETN; this is encoded by the coding sequence ATGACTCTCACCCCACACATCTCTGAGTTCACGATTGACCAGGACTTTTCCGCTCGTCACATCGGACCTCGTGAAGACGACGTCAAGCGCATGCTTGAAGTTGTTGGATACTCGACTCTAGACGAACTGGTGGACACCGCCGTTCCCCAAGGCATTCGCATGGAGGGGGACCTCCAGCTCCCCGAAGCGCGGACCGAAATGCAGGTTCTCCAGGACCTTCGCAACTACGCCAACCAGAACGTCATCAAGACTCAAATGATTGGGCAGGGCTTCTCCGGAACCCTCACGCCGCGCATCATTTTGCGCAAGGTGCTTGAAAACCCAGCTTGGTACACCGCGTACACGCCGTACCAGCCAGAAATCTCCCAGGGCCGCCTCGAGGCGCTCTTGAACTTCCAGACCGCCGTGCAGGATTTGACCGGTCTGCCGATCGCTAACGCTTCCATGTTGGATGAGGCCTCCGCTGTGGCCGAAGCCGTGCTGCTCATGCGCCGTGCCAACAAGAAGAAGGAAGCTGGTAAGACTGTCATTGACCAGGACGTCTTCCCGCAGACCCTCGCCGTGGTGAAGGGCCGTGCCGAAGCTTTGGGCTTTGAGGTTGAAGTTGCTGACTTGTCCCAGGGTCTTCCTGAGGGCGACATCTCCGGTGTGGTCTTGCAGCAGCCGGGCGACTCCGGCCGCATCATGGACTACAAGGCCATCATCGAAGCCGCTCACGAGCGTGGCGCTTTGGTCACGGTGGCTGCTGACATCTTGTCCCTCACCTTGATCAAGTCCCCAGGCGAGCAGGGCGCTGACATTGCAGTGGGCAACACCCAGCGTTTGGGTGTTCCGCTGTTCTTCGGTGGTCCACACGCTGCGTTCTTCGCTGTCCGTGACGGCCTTGAGCGTCAGATCCCGGGCCGCCTCGTGGGCGTTTCCAAGGACGACGCCGGCCGCCCTGCGTACCGCTTGGCGCTTCAGACTCGCGAGCAGCACATTCGCCGCGAGAAGGCTACCTCCAACATTTGTACCGCTCAGGCGCTCTTGGCCATCACGGCCTCGATGTACGTGGTGTACCACGGTCCAGCGGGCTTGAAGGCGATTGCTCAGCGCACGCACCAGCGCGCTCGCGCTCTGGCGGCATTGCTCGCTGAGCAGGGCATTGCTTTGGCTTCGGATACTTTCTTTGACACGGTTCGTGCCAAGGTTCCAGGCCGAGCTCAAATGATTACGACGGCGGCAGAGCACCAGGGCATCAACATTCGCTTGATTGATCAGGACACGGTCTCGATCTCTACGGATGAGTTGACCACGCTCGAGCACGTTGCCGCTGTGGCCGGTGCTTTCGGTCTGCAGAACGCTATTGAGAAGGTCAAGGAAGCTGCAGCTGGCGCTCGCGAAGGTGATGCACTGGGCGGACAGAACCGTGAGTCTGACTTCCTGACGCACCCGATCTTCAACTCGATCAAGTCTGAGACCCAGATGCTGCGTTACTTGCGCAAGCTCTCTGACCGCGACTTGGCGCTGGACCGCACCATGATCCCGTTGGGATCTTGCACCATGAAGCTCAACGCAGCTACCGAAATGGAATCCATTTCTTGGCCAGGCTTCGCGGACATCCACCCGTTCGCTCCAGAGTCTCAGACCGCTGGCTGGCGCGCGCTCATCACGGACCTCGAGTCCCGCTTGACCGCGATCACGGGCTACGCAGGCGTGTCCATCCAGCCAAACGCTGGCTCCCAGGGTGAGTACGCGGGCCTCTTGGCTATCCGCCAGTTCCACCTCTCCAAGGGTGACACCGAGCGCGACATCGTGCTGATCCCTGCCTCCGCACACGGCACCAACGCCGCGTCGGCAGTGCTGGCCGGACTGCGCGTCGTCGTGGTCAAGACCGCTTCTGACGGAACCATCGATTCTGCTGACCTCGACGCGAAGATCGCGGCGAACGAAGGCAAGATCGCCGCCATCATGATCACCTACCCGTCCACGCACGGTGTCTACGACGCCGACGTGACCGAAGTGTGCCGCAAGGTTCACGAGGCCGGCGGACAGGTCTACATCGACGGCGCCAACATGAACGCTCTCGTGGGCTTGGCACAGCCAGGCAAGTTCGGTGGCGACGTGTCCCACTTGAACCTCCACAAGACGTTCTGCATCCCTCACGGCGGCGGCGGACCAGGCGTTGGCCCAGTTGCTGTTGCTGAGCACTTGGTGCCGTTCCTTCCAGGCGCTGCTGCAGGCCCGAAGAACGGTCGCGAAGGCACCCCGGTGACGGCCACCACGTACGGCTCCGCCGGCGTGCTGCCGATCTCCTGGGCCTACGTTGCGCTCATGGGTGCCGAAGGCTTGCGTCAGGCCACCATGATGGCGCTGTTGAACGCTAACTACATCTCCAAGCGACTCTCCGAGCAGTTCCCTACGCTCTACACGGGCAACAAGGGACTGGTTGCTCACGAGTGCATCTTGGATCTTCGCGAACTCACGGCCAAGACCGGCGTGACCGCTGAAGACGTCTGCAAGCGTCTGATCGACTACGGCTTCCACGCTCCAACCCTCGCGTTCCCGGTTGCTGGCACGCTCATGGTGGAGCCCACCGAGTCTGAGGACTTGGGCGAGATCGATCGCTTCATCGACGCCATGATCGCCATCAAGGCGGAAATGGATCAGGTGCTGGCCGGAGACTTCACGGTGGAGGAATCCCCACTGCGCAACGCTCCACACACCACCCGATCCCTCATGCACGGCGAATGGGATCGCAAGTACACCCGCGAACAGGGTGCGTTCCCAGGCAACGTGGACTTCACGGACAAGTACTTCCCACCTGTGGGACGTATCGACGGCGCGTTCGGCGACCGCAACCTCGTGTGCGAGTGCCCACCGCCAGAAGCTTTCGACGAGACCAACTAA
- the gcvT gene encoding glycine cleavage system aminomethyltransferase GcvT: MTAQQTVLHDVHAALGASFTDFGGWDMPLKYGSELAEHKAVREAAGVFDLSHMGEVRVTGPDAGKFLNSVLAGNLAVIKVGKAKYSLMTNAEGGIVDDLITYRLGEEEYLVVPNAGNAKTVAGILAESVEGFDVTVKDESADTSLVAVQGPNAEAILVPLAGEGQAETVSGMGYYAAAPVTIAGIDILLARTGYTGEDGFELYVANDKAAELWNAVLEAGKEQGLIPCGLAARDSLRLEAGMPLYGNELSATGSPFEAGLGPVISFKKEESFPGREALEAAKEAGLGTTSGRKLVGLKGQGRRAARGGYAISLDGQEVGAVTSGQPSPTLGYPVAMAYVDVAAAELGTVLDVDLRGKAEKFEVIELPFYSRKN, translated from the coding sequence ATGACTGCACAACAGACTGTTCTGCATGACGTGCATGCAGCGCTCGGTGCCTCGTTCACGGACTTCGGTGGCTGGGATATGCCGCTCAAGTACGGTTCTGAACTTGCTGAGCACAAGGCCGTCCGCGAAGCCGCTGGCGTCTTTGACCTCTCCCACATGGGCGAAGTTCGCGTCACTGGCCCGGACGCCGGAAAGTTCTTGAACTCCGTGCTCGCCGGTAACCTGGCCGTGATCAAGGTGGGTAAGGCCAAGTACTCCTTGATGACCAACGCTGAGGGCGGCATTGTTGACGACCTCATCACCTACCGCTTGGGCGAAGAAGAGTACTTGGTAGTGCCGAACGCAGGTAACGCCAAGACCGTTGCTGGCATCCTCGCCGAGAGCGTTGAGGGCTTCGACGTGACCGTCAAGGACGAGTCCGCTGACACCTCTCTCGTAGCCGTTCAGGGCCCGAACGCGGAAGCCATCTTAGTTCCGCTCGCGGGCGAAGGACAGGCCGAGACCGTGTCCGGCATGGGCTACTACGCCGCAGCTCCGGTCACGATTGCTGGCATCGACATCCTGTTGGCTCGCACGGGCTACACGGGCGAAGACGGCTTTGAGCTCTACGTCGCTAATGACAAGGCTGCTGAGCTGTGGAACGCCGTCTTGGAAGCTGGCAAGGAGCAGGGCTTGATCCCTTGTGGTTTGGCTGCTCGAGACTCGCTGCGCCTCGAAGCCGGCATGCCGCTGTACGGAAACGAGCTGTCCGCAACAGGCTCACCGTTCGAAGCTGGTTTGGGACCGGTCATTTCCTTCAAGAAGGAAGAGAGCTTCCCGGGCCGTGAAGCACTCGAAGCTGCCAAGGAAGCTGGCTTGGGAACCACCTCAGGTCGCAAGCTCGTGGGACTCAAGGGACAGGGTCGTCGCGCTGCTCGTGGCGGCTACGCAATTTCGCTGGATGGCCAAGAAGTTGGCGCCGTCACTTCTGGACAGCCCAGCCCTACTCTGGGATACCCTGTGGCCATGGCCTATGTGGACGTTGCTGCAGCCGAGCTGGGAACCGTCCTTGACGTGGACCTTCGTGGCAAAGCAGAGAAGTTCGAGGTTATCGAGCTTCCGTTCTACAGCCGCAAAAATTAA
- the gcvH gene encoding glycine cleavage system protein GcvH gives MSKVLSSLRYSVEHEWLDNSTPAKVGISQVAADALGDVVYVDLPEVGAQLTAGETCGEVESTKSVSDLYSPVTGTVVEINQEAIDNPGILNEDPYGAGWLFTVDVTEEGPLMSAAEYASANGGDVE, from the coding sequence ATGAGCAAGGTTCTTTCTTCCCTCCGCTACTCCGTAGAGCACGAGTGGTTGGATAACTCCACTCCAGCCAAGGTCGGCATCTCGCAGGTTGCTGCAGACGCTTTGGGCGACGTTGTGTACGTTGACCTTCCAGAGGTTGGCGCACAGCTCACCGCTGGCGAGACTTGCGGTGAAGTCGAGTCCACAAAGTCCGTTTCTGACTTGTACTCCCCAGTGACCGGCACGGTCGTGGAGATCAACCAGGAAGCAATCGACAACCCAGGCATCCTCAACGAGGACCCTTACGGCGCTGGCTGGTTGTTCACGGTTGACGTCACCGAAGAAGGCCCACTGATGTCCGCTGCAGAATACGCTTCTGCAAACGGCGGAGATGTTGAGTAA
- a CDS encoding L-serine ammonia-lyase: MAISVFDLFTVGIGPSSSHTVGPMRAAYQFATALVAEEAGARHIDRLAGLRVDLYGSLAATGRGHGTFTAVLLGIEGFQPHLILPEQVDERIADIEAGKPLRVCAELGHRKDIQYGVPDMIQHPLTVLARHTNGMKFQALAEDGSVLVEETYFSIGGGFIVKEGEEDAPANEIEEDLKQIPYPFRTAKELLGHCRDTGLSISEIMMANEETFRSKEEIREGLLHIWQVMEDCKDSALKRDGILPGGLKVRRRAPEWHEKLRKEDKDRDPKYWQEWVNLVALAVNEENATGGRVVTAPTNGAAGIIPAVGFYATHYSPGISWATKEDKQDVVVKYLLASAAIGVLYKEQASISGAEVGCQGEVGSASSMAAGGLAEILGGTPAQVENAAEIAMEHNLGLTCDPIGGLVQVPCIERNAIAASKAINAAKMALMGDGDHRVSLDEVIITMRETGKDMSDKYKETAMGGLAVNVVEC; this comes from the coding sequence ATGGCAATTAGCGTTTTCGACCTCTTTACGGTGGGTATCGGTCCATCGAGCTCACATACCGTGGGCCCAATGCGGGCCGCCTACCAGTTCGCTACCGCGTTGGTTGCGGAAGAGGCTGGAGCGCGCCATATTGATCGGCTGGCTGGACTGCGAGTGGATCTGTATGGTTCGCTCGCAGCCACCGGCCGCGGTCATGGAACCTTCACGGCCGTGCTCTTGGGCATTGAAGGCTTCCAACCGCACCTCATCCTCCCCGAACAGGTGGATGAGCGCATTGCAGATATCGAAGCGGGCAAACCGCTGCGCGTCTGCGCTGAACTGGGACACCGCAAGGACATCCAGTACGGCGTCCCAGACATGATTCAGCACCCGCTGACCGTTCTGGCGCGCCACACGAACGGCATGAAATTCCAAGCACTTGCCGAAGACGGCAGCGTGCTGGTGGAAGAAACGTACTTCTCCATTGGCGGCGGTTTCATTGTCAAAGAAGGCGAAGAAGACGCCCCCGCCAACGAAATCGAAGAGGATCTCAAGCAGATCCCGTACCCGTTCCGCACCGCCAAGGAACTCCTGGGCCACTGCCGGGACACCGGCTTGTCCATCTCGGAAATCATGATGGCCAACGAGGAAACCTTCCGTTCCAAGGAAGAAATCCGCGAAGGCTTGTTGCATATTTGGCAAGTCATGGAGGACTGCAAGGATTCCGCGCTCAAGCGCGACGGAATCCTGCCCGGAGGACTCAAGGTGCGTCGTCGTGCTCCCGAATGGCACGAAAAATTGCGCAAGGAAGACAAGGACCGGGACCCCAAGTATTGGCAAGAGTGGGTGAACCTCGTAGCGCTCGCCGTGAATGAGGAGAACGCCACCGGCGGCCGCGTGGTCACCGCGCCCACCAACGGCGCCGCGGGAATCATCCCGGCCGTGGGCTTCTACGCCACGCACTACTCGCCGGGCATCAGCTGGGCCACGAAGGAAGACAAGCAGGACGTGGTGGTCAAGTACTTGCTGGCCTCGGCCGCTATCGGCGTGCTGTACAAAGAGCAGGCTTCCATTTCTGGCGCCGAAGTGGGCTGCCAGGGTGAAGTGGGCTCGGCTTCCTCGATGGCGGCAGGCGGACTCGCGGAAATCCTCGGCGGCACCCCCGCGCAAGTGGAGAACGCGGCCGAAATCGCCATGGAACACAACCTGGGACTCACGTGCGATCCCATCGGCGGCCTGGTCCAGGTCCCGTGCATCGAGCGCAACGCGATCGCCGCATCCAAGGCCATCAACGCCGCGAAGATGGCGCTCATGGGCGACGGCGACCACCGTGTATCCCTCGACGAAGTCATCATCACCATGCGGGAAACCGGCAAGGATATGAGCGACAAGTACAAGGAGACCGCTATGGGCGGCCTCGCCGTTAACGTCGTGGAATGCTAA
- a CDS encoding MFS transporter: MNNSTSGVASRGLLLTLLCLMGAGPLLNYGLSTTSSLIIDDLHITESQFGLLASIVFATAALSSAWLGKVADHMTLRRQLWLIFGGTMVALVIAALSHSYWLVLVAAVIAGPTQAISNPTTNKIISQYVPAEKRPGWIGVKQSGVQASQLFAGIFFPLAALVAGWQGAMVLGAVVVAWMLWFGLRQLPSAAPEISVKNDAAASPLAASASGRLPSFVWLFAAFSLLSGLGMQATNVYLPLFAVRELNFTLVLGGLAAGLSGLIGVASRVWWGRRMATGGTAGVLLLFIALGAVAGGASFWAASEFRLPALLWLGVALHGVTVLGANVVVMSGVMKYVPTERVGAATGIVSMGMYTGFATGPFLMGLLLQSTSNFTVGWLAVAGCYVLCGVVALALIRSRRRRMASAEASAR, encoded by the coding sequence GTGAATAATTCAACTTCAGGAGTGGCCTCTCGCGGGCTACTCCTGACCCTTTTGTGCCTCATGGGCGCCGGCCCGCTGCTCAACTACGGTCTGAGCACCACGTCCTCGCTCATCATTGATGATCTGCATATCACCGAGTCGCAGTTTGGATTGCTCGCGAGCATCGTGTTCGCAACCGCTGCGCTGTCAAGCGCTTGGCTAGGCAAAGTCGCCGACCACATGACGTTGCGCCGTCAGCTCTGGCTGATCTTCGGCGGAACGATGGTGGCCTTGGTGATCGCGGCGCTGTCACACTCCTATTGGCTGGTGCTCGTGGCCGCCGTCATCGCCGGCCCCACGCAAGCGATCTCCAACCCCACGACCAACAAGATCATTTCCCAATACGTCCCGGCGGAGAAGCGTCCAGGGTGGATCGGCGTCAAACAGTCCGGCGTGCAGGCCAGCCAGCTCTTCGCGGGGATCTTCTTCCCGCTCGCTGCACTGGTTGCGGGCTGGCAAGGCGCCATGGTTCTGGGCGCCGTGGTGGTTGCGTGGATGCTGTGGTTTGGCTTGCGGCAATTGCCGTCCGCGGCTCCCGAAATTTCTGTGAAGAACGACGCCGCCGCGTCACCTCTCGCGGCGAGCGCTTCAGGACGCTTGCCCTCCTTTGTGTGGTTGTTTGCGGCTTTCTCGCTCTTGTCCGGGCTGGGTATGCAAGCCACGAACGTTTACTTGCCGTTGTTCGCTGTGCGAGAGCTGAACTTTACGTTGGTGCTTGGTGGTCTGGCGGCCGGCTTGTCCGGCCTGATTGGCGTGGCTTCGCGCGTGTGGTGGGGCCGGCGCATGGCTACTGGCGGAACCGCCGGAGTATTGCTGTTGTTCATTGCACTTGGGGCCGTTGCAGGTGGCGCGAGTTTCTGGGCGGCGAGCGAATTCCGTCTTCCCGCACTGCTGTGGCTGGGCGTTGCCTTGCATGGTGTTACCGTCCTCGGCGCCAACGTGGTGGTGATGTCCGGCGTTATGAAGTACGTCCCGACCGAACGCGTGGGCGCTGCAACTGGCATTGTTTCCATGGGCATGTACACGGGCTTTGCTACAGGTCCGTTCCTCATGGGACTCCTGTTGCAATCCACATCCAATTTCACGGTGGGCTGGCTTGCCGTGGCGGGATGCTACGTCCTCTGTGGTGTGGTGGCGTTGGCGCTTATTCGCTCGCGGCGTCGTCGTATGGCAAGTGCTGAAGCGAGCGCACGCTAG
- a CDS encoding L-lactate dehydrogenase, with protein sequence MTQIENSTLGIVGAGSVGASLAYAALIRGSARHVQLFDINAPKVTSEVLDLAHGTQFTGSSDITGGTDIDVLTGANVVVITAGAKQKPGQTRLDLAATNAAMLRSLMPQLIERAPDAIYVLVTNPCDVLTMVAQEATGLPAQRVLSSGTVLDTSRLRWLLAKKAGVSTSSVHALIVGEHGDSEFPLWGSATIGQSPILDWVNPDGSRFSPAELDHIATDVRDAAYQVIRGKGATNYAIGLSGARIVEAILSDEGSILPVSTVLTDYQGVSGAALSVPCRVGSAGAIPVAGTPWGDEERRRLLASAEAVTDAYGKVAVG encoded by the coding sequence ATGACGCAGATCGAAAACTCCACGCTTGGCATTGTGGGCGCCGGAAGTGTGGGCGCCTCGTTGGCCTACGCCGCCTTGATCAGAGGCTCCGCTCGCCACGTGCAGCTCTTTGATATCAACGCCCCCAAAGTGACATCTGAGGTGCTTGATCTCGCGCACGGAACGCAGTTTACTGGCTCGAGTGACATCACTGGCGGCACGGACATTGACGTCCTCACCGGCGCAAACGTGGTGGTCATTACCGCCGGCGCCAAGCAAAAGCCCGGTCAAACGCGCTTGGACCTAGCGGCCACCAACGCCGCGATGCTCCGGTCCTTGATGCCCCAGCTGATTGAACGCGCACCGGATGCCATCTATGTGCTCGTGACAAACCCGTGTGATGTCCTCACCATGGTGGCCCAAGAAGCCACGGGGCTTCCCGCGCAACGTGTCCTCTCTTCCGGCACGGTTTTGGACACTTCCCGCTTACGCTGGCTGCTTGCGAAGAAGGCGGGCGTTTCCACGTCGAGCGTTCACGCGCTGATTGTGGGCGAACACGGAGACAGTGAGTTTCCGCTCTGGGGATCCGCCACCATCGGCCAGTCGCCCATCCTGGACTGGGTCAACCCTGACGGGAGCCGCTTCTCCCCTGCGGAACTGGACCACATTGCCACTGACGTCCGCGACGCCGCTTACCAAGTCATTCGTGGCAAGGGAGCTACCAACTATGCGATTGGACTGTCCGGCGCGCGGATCGTCGAAGCCATCCTGAGCGATGAAGGATCCATCCTGCCCGTCTCAACAGTTCTCACTGACTATCAGGGCGTCAGTGGCGCGGCGCTCTCTGTCCCGTGCCGTGTGGGTTCAGCGGGCGCCATTCCGGTTGCGGGAACGCCGTGGGGTGATGAAGAACGACGACGCTTGCTCGCTTCCGCGGAGGCAGTCACGGACGCATATGGGAAAGTTGCGGTTGGCTAG